Proteins encoded within one genomic window of Methanosarcina barkeri str. Wiesmoor:
- a CDS encoding DNA polymerase II large subunit produces MGETIASKEMHEYFDELEARLKKAIEIANTARARGGDPKPVVEIPLAKDLADRVENLIGVEGVAAKIRVLEEKMSREECALEIGRQVAEGEVGNFATKKDAVEAAIRVSMAVITEGVVAAPIEGINKVELGKNDDGSEYIRIFYSGPIRSAGGTAQALSVLVGDYVRRGIGIDRYKPRPEEVERYVEEIVLYKRVASLQYMPSEDEIRLIVKNCPVCIDGDPTEEAEVEGHRNLERIGTNRIRGGMCLVLAEGLALKAPKVKKHVNKLNMDGWDWLDILIGGAKTGGDEEDEKKNKIKPKDKYIRDLIAGRPVFSHPSRPGGFRLRYGRSRNTSFAAAGINPSTMVLLDDFITNGTQLKVERPGKAAAMSAVDSIEGPTVRLYSGDLVRIDDIKEAYELRSQVEVIVDIGEILINYGDFLENNHPLMPSPYVFEWWRYDYEAACSEIIPEDELKDPSSALALRLAEEYDVPLHPKFTYLWHDINRTEFEALRKFVVGRGNFSVEDEILRLPLKACIENGVKLILEKLLVLHRVKADTILIKEALPFILCLGLDCHLKEKAPMPDTDNMVNATAFLSGFKVLPRAPSRIGARMGRPEKANLRKMSPAAQVLFPIGNAGGLTRNLVSASNYSVSMNGKIGEIEVEMGIRECPACGKETYFWRCDCGEYTRPKLFCPRCKIEVRNSETCPKCGRKPTSVSNVKLDFRSIYKRAFENVGEREKMDLIKGVKRLMNGQMTPEPLEKGILRAKHDVYIFKDGTVRYDMSDIPLTHVRADEIGITAAKLRELGYVEDIYGNPLERDDQIVCLKVQDLVISYDGGGYMLRTAQYVDDLLVKYYGVEPYYNAKTIQDLVGVLLIGLAPHTSAGVLGRLIGFTRASVGYAHPFFHASKRRNCDGDEDCVMLLMDGILNFSRAYLPEKRGGKMDAPLVLTTRIDPKEVDKEAHNIDLPARYPLEFYRATQEIKNPTELEGIMDLVSSRLGTPEQYEHFMFTHDTSDIAAGPLNSSYKTLGSMIDKMEAQLSLANKIRAVDAPDVAERVLKSHFLPDLLGNLRSFSRQRMRCIKCGAKFRRPPLTGACPKCGGNVVLTVHEGAVRKYLEISKEIGKRYGVSSYTQQRIELLDKDICSLFENHRVKQLGISDFMSGSAR; encoded by the coding sequence ATGGGTGAAACGATTGCAAGTAAGGAAATGCACGAATATTTTGACGAACTCGAAGCAAGACTCAAAAAGGCTATCGAGATTGCAAATACAGCTCGAGCTCGTGGAGGTGACCCAAAGCCCGTTGTAGAAATTCCCCTTGCTAAAGATCTTGCGGATAGGGTGGAGAACCTTATAGGAGTAGAAGGAGTAGCCGCAAAGATCCGAGTGCTTGAAGAAAAAATGTCTAGAGAAGAATGTGCTCTCGAAATCGGGCGTCAGGTCGCAGAAGGAGAAGTGGGGAACTTCGCAACAAAAAAAGATGCAGTTGAAGCTGCGATCCGGGTTTCCATGGCCGTCATTACAGAAGGAGTGGTTGCAGCCCCGATTGAAGGGATTAATAAAGTCGAACTGGGAAAGAACGACGATGGTTCCGAGTATATCCGGATTTTTTATTCCGGGCCTATCCGGAGTGCAGGTGGAACAGCCCAGGCTCTTTCCGTGCTCGTTGGTGATTACGTAAGGCGTGGGATAGGGATTGACCGCTATAAGCCAAGACCTGAGGAAGTAGAGCGTTATGTAGAAGAGATCGTTCTTTATAAGAGGGTCGCAAGCTTGCAGTATATGCCTTCGGAAGACGAGATCCGTCTGATAGTCAAGAATTGCCCTGTCTGTATTGACGGAGACCCAACCGAGGAAGCTGAGGTTGAAGGTCACAGAAATCTCGAAAGAATAGGGACAAACCGCATAAGAGGGGGAATGTGCCTTGTGCTTGCTGAGGGGCTCGCCCTTAAAGCCCCCAAAGTCAAGAAGCATGTTAATAAGTTGAATATGGACGGATGGGACTGGCTGGATATCCTCATAGGGGGTGCAAAAACCGGAGGCGATGAAGAAGATGAGAAGAAAAACAAGATTAAGCCGAAGGATAAGTACATAAGAGACCTGATTGCAGGCAGGCCGGTTTTTTCCCATCCTTCAAGGCCAGGAGGGTTCAGGCTCCGCTACGGGCGGTCCAGAAATACTTCTTTTGCGGCTGCCGGGATCAATCCGTCTACTATGGTTCTGCTTGATGATTTTATTACTAACGGGACTCAGCTCAAGGTTGAAAGGCCTGGAAAGGCTGCAGCTATGTCTGCCGTAGACTCAATTGAAGGACCAACTGTGCGCCTTTATTCCGGAGACCTTGTTCGTATAGATGATATAAAGGAAGCTTATGAGCTTCGCTCGCAGGTCGAGGTAATAGTAGATATTGGAGAGATCCTGATTAATTATGGGGATTTCCTGGAAAACAACCATCCTCTCATGCCTTCACCTTACGTTTTTGAATGGTGGCGTTACGACTATGAAGCAGCTTGTTCTGAGATAATACCTGAAGACGAGTTGAAAGATCCTTCGTCAGCTCTGGCTCTCAGGCTTGCGGAGGAATACGATGTCCCTCTACATCCGAAGTTTACGTATTTATGGCATGACATAAATCGAACTGAATTTGAGGCTTTAAGGAAATTCGTAGTCGGGAGGGGAAATTTCTCGGTTGAAGACGAAATTCTCAGGTTACCCCTGAAAGCCTGTATAGAAAATGGTGTCAAACTCATACTTGAAAAACTCCTTGTACTTCACAGGGTAAAAGCTGACACAATCCTGATTAAAGAAGCTCTTCCTTTTATTCTCTGCCTCGGGCTTGACTGCCATCTGAAAGAGAAAGCACCTATGCCTGATACCGATAACATGGTAAATGCTACGGCTTTTTTAAGTGGATTTAAAGTTCTTCCGAGGGCTCCTTCGAGAATAGGGGCAAGAATGGGAAGACCGGAAAAAGCCAACCTGAGAAAGATGTCTCCTGCAGCTCAGGTTCTTTTTCCTATAGGTAATGCTGGAGGACTTACACGGAATCTTGTATCTGCTTCAAATTATTCGGTCTCCATGAATGGAAAAATAGGCGAAATTGAAGTGGAGATGGGTATCAGGGAATGTCCTGCCTGTGGGAAAGAGACTTATTTCTGGCGCTGTGATTGCGGAGAGTATACCCGTCCCAAACTCTTCTGTCCTCGCTGTAAAATTGAGGTTCGAAACTCTGAAACCTGCCCTAAATGCGGCAGAAAGCCAACTTCTGTTTCAAATGTCAAACTGGATTTCCGTTCTATATACAAGCGGGCTTTTGAGAATGTAGGGGAAAGAGAGAAAATGGACCTCATTAAAGGTGTAAAACGGCTCATGAATGGGCAGATGACTCCCGAACCCCTGGAAAAGGGGATCTTGAGGGCAAAACATGATGTCTATATTTTTAAGGACGGGACTGTTCGCTATGATATGTCAGATATTCCTCTTACACATGTCAGGGCTGATGAAATCGGAATAACAGCAGCTAAACTCAGGGAACTCGGTTATGTGGAAGACATTTACGGAAATCCCCTCGAAAGAGATGATCAAATAGTCTGCCTGAAGGTTCAGGATCTTGTGATTTCTTATGATGGGGGCGGGTATATGCTGCGTACTGCACAATATGTGGATGACCTGCTTGTGAAATATTATGGAGTTGAACCCTATTACAATGCCAAAACAATTCAGGATCTTGTAGGCGTACTGCTCATAGGGCTTGCTCCACATACCTCCGCAGGCGTACTGGGGCGTTTAATAGGATTTACGAGAGCTTCAGTCGGCTATGCTCATCCTTTCTTTCACGCTTCAAAACGCAGGAACTGCGATGGAGACGAAGATTGTGTAATGCTACTCATGGATGGAATCCTTAATTTCTCAAGGGCTTATCTCCCGGAGAAAAGGGGTGGAAAAATGGATGCTCCTCTTGTACTTACTACAAGAATAGATCCCAAAGAAGTGGACAAGGAAGCACATAATATAGATTTGCCTGCAAGATATCCTCTGGAGTTTTACAGGGCTACTCAGGAGATCAAAAATCCTACAGAGCTTGAAGGTATTATGGATCTGGTGAGTAGTCGACTTGGAACTCCGGAACAATACGAGCATTTTATGTTCACACATGATACTTCTGATATTGCTGCAGGTCCACTTAATTCTTCATATAAGACTCTTGGAAGTATGATAGATAAAATGGAGGCTCAACTTTCTCTTGCTAACAAAATAAGGGCAGTAGATGCTCCGGATGTAGCTGAAAGAGTCCTCAAGTCTCATTTCCTTCCTGATCTTCTTGGAAATCTTCGTTCCTTTTCCAGGCAGCGGATGCGCTGTATAAAATGTGGGGCGAAGTTCAGGCGCCCTCCATTAACTGGGGCCTGTCCTAAGTGTGGCGGTAATGTAGTACTGACCGTACACGAAGGAGCTGTCCGTAAATATCTTGAGATATCAAAAGAAATTGGGAAAAGGTATGGAGTTTCTAGTTATACCCAACAGAGAATTGAACTTCTGGATAAAGATATATGTTCTCTATTCGAGAATCACAGAGTTAAACAGCTGGGAATTTCAGATTTCATGTCTGGATCTGCGCGCTGA
- the mmp10 gene encoding methyl coenzyme M reductase-arginine methyltransferase Mmp10 (Mmp10 (methanogenesis marker protein 10) is a cobalamin-requiring radical SAM methyltransferase that creates the methylarginine modification to methyl coenzyme M reductase.): MEVVVDVGGNPGVDCRGFCKYCYFKKVKNVQPLGCKYCLPFKKGCDYCTRSVKESYSGFKPLQIVLEETSRKLYFASGEVKKFTISGGGDLSCYPELKDLVSFLSQFKIPIHLGYTSGKGFNKPDDALFYIDHGVTEVSFTVFATDPVLRAEYMKDPEPEASIQVLRDFCAHCDVYGAMVIIPGVNDREVLDKTLNDLETMGVKGAILMRFANFTENGLILNNSPIIPGIIPQNIQEFTELVRNSAAKHPSMRITGTPLEDPLIGSPFAIRNIPEALEKLPRTTKRATIITGQIAAPRMREIFEALGGSVNVVSPKKDIGCLITIEDLKNMDLSEVSETVFIPGRAFVHDMEVKETLKRDGIDRLVRRGPELLSVDGEMSIGMNKEEVLELEIKNFTELIGQINSLGLPIK; this comes from the coding sequence ATGGAAGTAGTTGTCGATGTAGGTGGAAATCCAGGGGTAGATTGCAGAGGCTTTTGCAAGTACTGTTATTTCAAAAAGGTTAAAAACGTTCAGCCTCTTGGCTGCAAGTATTGTCTCCCTTTCAAAAAAGGATGTGACTACTGCACACGCAGTGTAAAGGAATCATATTCTGGTTTCAAACCTCTTCAAATAGTACTGGAGGAAACTTCAAGAAAACTCTATTTCGCAAGTGGAGAGGTTAAAAAATTCACTATTAGCGGAGGGGGCGATTTAAGCTGTTATCCTGAACTGAAAGATCTTGTCTCTTTTTTATCTCAGTTCAAGATCCCCATACACCTGGGGTACACAAGCGGAAAAGGTTTCAACAAGCCTGATGATGCTCTTTTTTATATAGACCATGGAGTCACAGAAGTAAGTTTTACAGTCTTTGCGACTGATCCGGTTTTAAGAGCTGAATACATGAAAGATCCGGAACCTGAAGCGTCTATACAGGTTCTACGGGACTTCTGTGCTCATTGTGATGTATACGGAGCGATGGTTATCATTCCGGGAGTAAATGACAGAGAGGTCCTTGATAAAACCCTCAATGATCTTGAAACTATGGGTGTAAAAGGAGCTATTCTAATGAGATTTGCAAACTTTACGGAAAATGGACTTATCCTGAATAACTCCCCTATTATTCCGGGCATAATCCCACAAAACATCCAGGAATTCACAGAGCTGGTGCGTAATTCTGCAGCAAAGCACCCTTCTATGAGGATCACAGGAACCCCGCTTGAAGATCCCTTAATTGGATCTCCTTTTGCTATCAGGAATATACCCGAAGCCCTTGAAAAACTTCCGAGGACAACAAAAAGAGCCACTATTATTACAGGCCAGATAGCAGCTCCAAGAATGAGGGAAATCTTTGAAGCTCTTGGAGGTTCCGTGAATGTTGTCTCCCCAAAAAAAGACATTGGATGCCTCATTACTATTGAAGACCTAAAAAATATGGACCTTTCAGAAGTCAGCGAGACTGTTTTTATCCCGGGGAGGGCTTTTGTTCATGACATGGAAGTCAAAGAGACTTTAAAAAGAGATGGAATTGACAGACTTGTTCGCAGGGGTCCAGAACTTCTTTCCGTAGACGGCGAAATGTCAATAGGCATGAACAAAGAAGAGGTGCTGGAACTGGAAATTAAAAACTTTACCGAACTTATAGGGCAGATTAATTCCCTTGGGCTACCTATAAAATAA